The segment CTGGAATTTGATGGTGGACTTACTAGGCAAGAACTGGATGTATGAGCCCATGTGGGATGCAGTTCGTACGATGAAGCAAGAAGATATGTTGTCAATGGCaacttttgtttctgtttttggaAGCTACTGTATGGCTGGTAAGTTTAATGAGGCTATAATGAGTTTTTATGTTATGGATAAATATGGTGTTCAGCAAGATGTTGTCGTGGTGAATTCGCTTTTGACCGCCATTTGCCACGAGGAAAATCAGACAGCAAAGGCGTTGGAATTTTTCGACAAAATTAAGCTGAAAATCCCCCCCAATGCGGATACTTTTGCTATTTTGTTGGAAGGATGGGAGAAAGAAGGCGACGTGGCCAAAGCCAAGACTACATTTAGTGAGATGGTGATTAAAGTTGGATGGAGTCCAGAGAATATGTCAGCATATGATTCTTTTTTGACAACACTTGTTCGTGGGTCGCAAGCAGATGAAGCTGTCAAGTTCCTTCGGGTGATGAAGGGGAAGAATTGCTTGCCAGGTTTGAAATTTTTCTCTAATGCTCTTGATATGCTTGTTAAGCAGAATGATTCTACCCATGCCATCCCTCTGTGGGATATAATGGTGGGTAGTGGTTTGTTGCCTAATTTGATCATGTATAATGCAATGATTGGCTTGCATTGCAACAACAATGATGTTGACAATGCATTTCGGTTGCTTGATGAGATGGTTTTCAATGGAGCTTTCCCAGATTTTTTGACCTTCAACATAATTTTCCGATGTTTGATCAAGAACAAGAAAGTTCACCGAGTAGGCAAATTCTTCTACGAGATGATAAAAAACGAAAGCCCTCCAACACATTTTGATTGCTCTGCAGCCATTATGACATTGATTGATGGTGGTGACCCTGAAATGGCAATTGAGATTTGGAACTACATAGTTGAGAACCATGTCTGGCCTCTTGATGGAAGTGCAAATGCACTTCTCATTGGGTTTTGTAATTTAGGAAGGATGTCACAGGTGAGGCGGTTTGCAGAAGATATGCTTGATagaagaataaatatatatgaatCAACTATGAAGAAGTTGAAGGACTCTTTTGATAAAACAGGTAGACACGGAAGAGACAAGTATGATTGTCTCATTAGAAGATGGAAAGCTCCCTAGATGTCATGCTgtatgtttcctttttttatttatcctttctgGTAATGTTAAACATGTGGCAGTGCTTCCCAGAAAGACTTTGACGCAAGCTGAGTCTTCTGTTTATTCTTGCCTTTGCTTTTGCATCTGCTAGTAATATAAGATCCTTCCATTGCGACATCCTTTTGTTCTGGTATATAAGGTTCGTCTATTGTCTTTCGCTCTTTTATATCATCTGCACTTGCCTTTCAAGTTTGTTTTTGACTGTAAATTCCTCAATCACTTCTCATGTTTGATTCCAGTGTTTTTAGTTAGCAATTGTTTATGATTTCTGCCTAAGCTAGGATTTCTGATCCAAAGTTAtataaaatgcatgtttgtttaatgaatttttggAGTTTTCGAGTCATACCAGTTAATTTGGCTTGATGAGTGTGGTATGCAGTGTCTGAGCTTCTTTCTTGGTATGTTATGTTTACATACCTTTCCTTCCTGCGATCCCTGTTATTTATTCACTACATTTCTCAGAAGTTATTTTAAGGTAAGACCATTGGGTTTCTTTTGGAAGTTGAAGGGAAAATCAGCTGGGTTTCTTAACACTCAATATGTTTCATCTATATCAAGTTTGGACTGATTGCCTTTGGTTTCCTTCTCCTATGCTAATATTCATTTCTTGTGTCATtacctttgtttttcttcacttGGTCCTAGAGCATCTGTTTCAGATATCAGGTACCACAATAATGGGTTCTCCAATTGAACAGTGAATATTACTGAAAAATCAATTGTGATTTTTGAAAATAGCCGATTCAACATGGGAACAGTGTTGGGACACTCACCCCTATTTAACACTGATCTCCAAGTCTTGTAACATAAGCGGCAATGCATAATCTCTAACTGGACAGATTGAAtggtaaagtgtttttttatttacttcaaatcgACCTTGTTCATTCAAAATCTCTAACTGGACAGATTGAATGAATCATTAGTTACCTTTagcttattttagaaaaaataaacatattctaAATTTGATGTACTagttagattaaatttttaaggGGCCATTGCTTGGAATAATGCCAAGCATCTAAACTTCAACACCTATGCCAGAGAGGATTCACCTCAAGTAGCTCTCTTTGCTGTTCATTCTCATCCTTGTAACCAATGCATTGCACGTCCTgattttttataccaaattaTTTTGTGGTTCAGCTTATGGTGCCAGGAGTATTTATTGGTTGCATAAGTGGCAAAGTATGTAATGCTGTCATTTTCTATTCccctcttttctgttttttggaTGTTGATCCTGTGTGATTCATCATCCATTTGCAAATTTGTGATATATATTGaggtattttattttcttgttatatttttaatttatagagtATTTTGTATCCCAAATGTTCTTATAACTTGTTCttagtttgatttgattttgaatgcttccctttcttttcatttttgtcttttaaatgtatttcatgataaatttgaaaaacaattcattAATTTAGAATGTTAGGTGCTTCATAGGTGAATAGTTGACTAAGTATACTTTAATCCTACTCTCTATTAGTGTAATGTACGCATATAGCGTAGCTAACTAGAATTTTTATTATGCTATAAGATTATCTTTTCCAAATTACTACCTTTtctcttctgtttttgttttattgggtGAGGGAACTAAAGATGTGGTGGTCATTTTATCAAAATGACAAATTCTTGTGatttaatgattgattttttttttcaatttcaatcttccTAGCTTGCTTAGCTTTGCTATCTTATTGGATGATTCCTAAAACCTCCTCCTGGAAATTGAATTTAGCGAAAATTTCTGCTAACTATGGTTTTCATGCCCAAGCCTTCTCAAGCCCTTCTGGTTCGAGTCTGAAAGCTGTAGGCCTCAGACAACTCAGATAATGTTCTAGAAATAGACAATTTTGATCTTCCTAGCATTGCCTAGTTTGCCTTGACACCTTTCCCTTTCCAACCTTTCAAGGGCTTTGCTGACTGTTTTCTTTCGAGTTGCCATAGCCTAATACACAAATTTGTAGAGAAATGGTAGATCACCTTTCCCACTAATGGGCAATATTTGGTCTATTAGGTTCAGCTTAATCTAGAACACCCTTTGCAGCTCTCTTTCTTGTTTCTGCATGCCACTCTTTAGGCATCTAAAGGAAATTAACTAAGAAATTTTTGTAGAAAGGTGAGGCGCTTTACCTGGcatccaaaaaaaattgtgatgatGGCTTTCAAAAGATGAGCAAGGATAGGGAGGGGGTGACTCTCGACCATCATTGCTTCTTCTTTGGGAAAAGAAGTTCATGACCTGTAGGCCTTGTACCTTCACGCGTCATTGCTTTGTCAAGCTCTTGCCGTCGTGGAAATTTTCCCACTGTTACCTCCTGTTGTGAATGCTGCCTTCACCAAAGCAGCAAAGGGTTTGACATTACTCACCCTAGCCAAGCCTGGAATCTGTTTCCGATTCTATAgagatttaaaagataaaaaagaagccCCACACAGTTGTGTAATTTAGTTTACTAGGTCATACTAGCGTTAACTGGGATTAGTTTGGTGAGTGTCCAGTAGATCATATCTGTTTTAATATCTTGGTTCTTTTTTGTGGAAATTTATTGAAGCCATGTTGAACCTTTCCTTGCTTTTGGTGGGTACTCGTTGAAGTTGTTTTtacatagtttcttttttattagtggGATTTGGCCACAAAACATCCTAGGCCTTTTATGCACGTCTTCTTTTCAAAAGTTggattttttcttgtaaaaagcCTTTGAATATTATGAATATGATTACTTGTTTTTGTGAAAAAGAAACTATTATCAACTGAAATTAagctttctttttatgaattttcaaCTGCAAAATGTGGCTATGACGAGGGAGATTTTAATATCTGTCACAAATTTTGCATGTCtataaaattgctcatcaatatTTTACAAGACAGATGTTGGCAGGGAATGGCTAAGATGAGGGAGATTTCTTACTTGGTTTGATTGTTGTAGCTGATTAAAAGTTGAGTCAAGGAGAAAACGGAGAAGACGATGGAAAACTTTGCAATTTGTCTGAAACTGTTTTCTCTGAATCAATatgattttctttccttctcatAGGTGATGAGTCTTCTTACGTCAAAGAGACAGTTTGCTTCACGTTTTTTGTAagcttttgtttgtttattcaaGCCTTGTATTGTTAAGGTGCAATTATTGATTGACAACCAGGAATTGGTTTTGGCTTTAGAACTGTCCTTGATTGCTTAAAGCTTGTAGCAGGGATGGTCTCTCTGCttggtttgtttttgaaaatgcgttttttttcccctttcatcTGATATTTGGGTGTGCCTGCATGAGCATTGTGTGCATGCTGTGGGGGTTGTGCTTTTTCGGTGTTACTGTCTTTTGTGCTCATGTTCATTacatcaaaatacatgaaaaatttaATGTTGCAGCATTCATGTGTTTCAAAACTAAACTTTGCGTGCTAGCTGCAATGAAAACCAGGCAACTTTTGGTCATTTCcacagttttttctttaatggggTTTGCTTATGCAAGGATCTGTGCAGTGGTTGCCACAATAGattattttctccttttgtgAATAGATATCATGTAAATGCAATAAATTGGTGAAATGTTGGAGGAATTTATCTTTTCTAGAAGATTTGAAATGAGGTGAGGTGTGTGAATTGAAATTCAATTAGCTAACACATGGGCCGATGTAACATTCAGGGATGGTTTATCAATCAATTATCaaccaaatttgataatttagaGAGCATGTTGTACTGGATTCATTTAGCATCTGATTCACTCATCAAAACTTTGAAAAGTTTCAGGAGTGTTTGGGTatgttaaaagttatttttcttagtgtttttttttttttgaaaatatattaaaatatatatatattttttttaaaatttaattttaatatcaatatattaaaataatccaaaaacacaaataatattaatataaaaaacaaatttaaaattttaataaaaaacaatttcaatcttAATTCCAAATGAAATCTTAGTTATAAGAACTATTTATAAAAAGTTGGACCACATCACTTGTCAAAATCTTTTGTTTCTAATCACAAAGCCCATATTAAGATTCAAGATTCAGCATAATAAGGTGTGGTTTATCAATCATCTAGTTATGTATTAAGATacaagttttcttttaaaaaagttagattATATACAtgcttatataaaaattaatacatgttgattaattaataataatagttatttatataaaaactttttgcaatttattattttctttttttttattgcaatttgcaacttttttttattgtttttctttgtagaTTTCTTTACCTTTCtccctttttctttattgattttcatattttataatttttggattAAACCTTATATTCTTTTAACTTATTAAAGTCAAGTTAAgaatttcatattttgttcattttgtaAGACTATTATTTGTCTTTGCTAGGTATTAAGTTTCTAAGTATAGTTTCTCTTCATTGAAAGGAAAAGACGAAAAACATGTAacttattaatcaaataatcaaCGATGAATCAATAAATTGATTACATGAGAAATCAACAGATTGACATGTCTGGTGGGTAGTTTGTTATCACAATAACAAATTTGTTACTATcctaaaacttaaataaaaaaaagcatggtTATAATGACTGTTGATTAGTTGGTTCACACTATTGACAAATGTCATCCCTTTAGTAATGAGAAGTTAGAAAACAACCCATAAATATAGAGGTCAATGGAGTAGCCTTTATTAGACATGACATTGGATAGCTCTTCACATCTAATTCTCCACATCAACAAAGAATTATACCTAGATAAAATCACAATGTTCGTAAgtagtttaaaatgttttaatctTTGCTAAGAACACTACCTTAACTAACTACCTTAACTAACTTTTGATGGATATGTTGGTGCTTATACACCTTTAACAAAGCcttacattttttctttttagggaACTAATGACACAATTATCTTGCCACAACTAGTTTGACAAAATTGTAATAAGTAGTGAaggagcttttttattttaaaatttgaatttatttaatacaaATTTAAAGGTTATCTAACTCAAGATGAAAAATATACCTAACGTGatttatcataataatattatgaTAGTTAATAAAACTATATAGGTTATGGTAgaacaatttattaaaataaaaaatgaaatgaagtaGAGTTGTACTTTGTTTATTTAGACACCCAGGGACAAGTTCTAGGATATACCATAATAATGAGCACTCTAATAGGAGTGTATAGAAATCATAAACCTCATTTTAGATATCAATGCCTATATTTCAAGTACCATAACAAGCTCAACCAAATCTAGGTATGATCGTTTCTAAGGTACCATTTACCCCATAAGTATACAAGTAGCCTTAAATCAATTACATGACATAACAAACTTATCTACAACCACCATAACCTATAGCTAGGTAGTTGAGTGCCTCATAAGCTCTTATTGAGGATAAAAACCAAGGAAAACAATTGATAGGGTTGAGTTAGCCCAACACTAAAAGGAAATTGGTTT is part of the Populus nigra chromosome 8, ddPopNigr1.1, whole genome shotgun sequence genome and harbors:
- the LOC133700570 gene encoding pentatricopeptide repeat-containing protein At3g62470, mitochondrial-like, which codes for MEAAAVNTNRKTSKPQFESSFDSQDISPSARLLFEIITRPSSHDIESALSSTGIPPTHDIVHEVLKLCHENATSAIAFFRWAGRTHKLTSYAWNLMVDLLGKNWMYEPMWDAVRTMKQEDMLSMATFVSVFGSYCMAGKFNEAIMSFYVMDKYGVQQDVVVVNSLLTAICHEENQTAKALEFFDKIKLKIPPNADTFAILLEGWEKEGDVAKAKTTFSEMVIKVGWSPENMSAYDSFLTTLVRGSQADEAVKFLRVMKGKNCLPGLKFFSNALDMLVKQNDSTHAIPLWDIMVGSGLLPNLIMYNAMIGLHCNNNDVDNAFRLLDEMVFNGAFPDFLTFNIIFRCLIKNKKVHRVGKFFYEMIKNESPPTHFDCSAAIMTLIDGGDPEMAIEIWNYIVENHVWPLDGSANALLIGFCNLGRMSQVRRFAEDMLDRRINIYESTMKKLKDSFDKTGRHGRDKYDCLIRRWKAP